From the genome of Pleuronectes platessa chromosome 12, fPlePla1.1, whole genome shotgun sequence:
aaataaaacaaaatctgtATAACGCAAATATAAATGCACGACTCTCCACATGGTTTATTCTTCACATGAAATCGATCGGTCTCTGGTTCCCTTTCTTCAGATCTCATGGGTGGAAACAACGATGTGGAGTTTCTGCTCACGGGCACATTTATCCAAACATTCAAAGTCaacttcagaataaaacacaattCAACAGTAACTGAACAGGATAAAGGGCGTAGTGTCGTTAATGCAGATCAGAAGAAGCtacataaataatataaaagtcTGTAGTGGTTATGTGAACAATGGGCCAGTTTGTTACACGTACAAATGAGGAGCATAATTATGGCAGGACGAGTAAGAAGCTCAGATTCATAAAgacattttgtagttttaagTCCTCTCAAGGTTTTTATCCTTCAGATTCAACTGAAGGACAAAGTTGAGTTCAGgtttgaattattaaatcaagctgtGGTGACACATTTGGCTCAAAAAGGCATCTACACACATTTTGGCTGAATGAACACATTTATGAATAAAGTCATAACTGGGCCCTGTTAGTTGTTGTGTGACACAGTAACATGaagcaaagataaaaaaaacaaatgtgcagCATCATCACAAGGTTCATATCCGAGGATTtgcataatttaaaaaacacgATGGTTTATCGAGATGATATTATTCAGTCAGTGcaaatgtgtcagtgctgagcaGACGTCTGCTCTCAGTCATGCAAGTAGTCGACAGACCCGAGTCTCAAAAGACACAACGTGCAAAATATCAAATACCGAAATAACAGGCAGATCCAGGACGAGTTCATTTCATccgagaggaaaacaaaaacatggcgATGATGATAACATAGAACGAGCAGGTGAGGAAACCTCTGGTTCTCAGAGCGCAGCCCGGCTGCTCACTGGCAAAGACTAACATACAGTTTACTGGTCTCATCGTCATCTCACAACCACACATCACAGataacacaacacatcaggacgggaggctgatgGATGGCAACGtgtcccttcaaaataaaaaaaagcttattCGTACGAACTGAAAACTTTCACTGGCTCTGAGAAATCCAGACAGAAGAGATGAAAAATCAATGATCAGATCTCAGGGCAGCTAAAAtcaaaaaactgaaatcagGTCCAGGccagagcagaaaaaaataaactctgAAACAAAACGGTAAATGTGTCTGAGTCGTCAGAGGTTGAGATTTTCCCATCGGGGCCTCAGGGTGGAGCCGGAGGAGCCGAGCAAACAGCAACCACAAGGAAGAGCCTTGAACAAAACGTTAATCCAGGGAAACATGCAGTGAAATGAACCATTTGATATCTGTGTATTTATCAGATGGACACAATCACGTATTAGAGATTGTTGATTTCCAGCATTTGGTGATTGTAGGAGAATCCATGTGGTGAGGAACTTTGATCCGTGGTGGTTGCAGCTCGCGGCCACcaggcctcttcctcctctccatcgtCTTCCTCTCACGTGTCCTGGGAccgcccctcccctcccccctgtgTGAACTGGTACCACAGTGTAACCTCGTCCCTGAAGCTGTGGAGACCCGTCAGCTGATCTAACACTCCTCCCCTCTGGAGTCGTTCTCCGTACAGTTGGGCCTCAGCTCGCCCGGCGCACAGTCCCCTCTCCACCAGCCAGTCCACCAGGTCGCTGCCCCGGAACACACCATCGGGACGGGGCTGTGGACGGGATGGGCACGGAGCTGGAACCTGCTGGTGCTGAGGAGTCGATGGGTCGTGAGCTTCGTTGGAGGGGAGCTGGGGAATCTGCTCCTCTGGGATATCGGGGTCAGGGATATTAGTTTGGTGTTCGGTCTCGGGCTCGAGCGTGGGTCGGGGTGGGGGTGAGTACTGGCTGCAGGATTCAGCTGGATCGGGGTTTTGGTGAATCTGGTGAAGATCCTGATGTGCGTGCGGGGGCTGACGGGAGGGGGAAGCTCTCGGAagcccatcctcctcctcttcctcctcctccagccctcTTCCTCCACCAAACCTGTCATTATCAGAGGAAGGATTCACCTGTCGACCCACTCACACTCTCCCCtgagccactagggggcgacgAAGAGGAGAGGAATGGGGCAGGCAAAGGGAAACAGGGAGGAAATAAAGGAAAGATGAAGGGAaggaaataaagaggaaaaagaataGTGGAGAGAATGTCATGTGTTAGAagaaaaagcaaagaaaagaacccaAAACTCAAAAAATCCAGCAGCAAGTATTTTAGTTATTAACCCAGTTATCTGAGAACTTTCCCACTGGTAACCACTTAGTATTAAACAACTTGTGAAAAGGTTAAAACATCAAAGTGGCCATATTATGGTTTTCAGGTTCATGCACAGAAAGAACCGGCCAAGCTGGGAGGAGACCCGCAAACATTAAGATTCAGTCCAGTCTCTGAGGAGCAACAGCAGGACTCACAGATGTCCCTCCgttaaacacacactgtaaaactggtggaaacagaCAGTGTAAATGTCTAATGAGTAAATCTGTGTCGAGAGAAACAGCTGTTTGatggacagaaaagaaaaataactatCCACAGTTACAGTAGATAACATGCAAAGAGGATGCAGAGACAAATAACACGACTGTGGAAATGAACAGGATCAGAATTAATCCCCCTGGAAACTGCTCAACAGTTCAGATCAGCTGCAGAAATAAAGCTGCAGTTTACTTTCAACTGAATTTAACAAACACAGGAACAGGAATTAATCTGAAATCATATTTACACGTGCTTTCAAAAAAGGGGAACACGATGTACTGtatgacaaattaaatcaaacacaaagtaGTGCTCATACCTGCCAGTGTGCACTACGTCCTGGACACACTGGTCTTTGTGGTAGCGGACGAACTGGGTGCAAGTGAGTCTGACGTCCTCTGGAACAGCTGAGGGACTCAAATCCTCACTGTCTCTGCCCTGCCACAGGTTACGcaacctaacacacacacacatacacacacaatcccatTTGAACATGATTTCAGAGGAAACTGCACAACACGGTGAAGGAGTCGTTGAGGACTCACCTCTTCTTGAAGGGCAAGAGGATGAGGTGTCTGTCCAGACCAAAGATCCCGAAGGACAGGAAaccctgagacacagagaaagagagagacattcacagcagctcatttaatgcacacacacacacacacacgtgcacgcacactGGTACCTGTCCATAGTTGGCCACAGCACAGAAGAACTGGAGCTCGAGGTAAAGTCTTCCTGGATCATCGTTAAACAGCCACCACAGACAGCTGGACAGGTTCTGCATAGAGACAGAGAACATTCATCTGTGTCTGAAGGtttcaatcaaacacacacacacacacacaaacaaacacacactcctcaccGCTAGCAGGCTGACGATGAGCAGCAGGCAGAGCAGGAcgtgtctgactgtctgtttcTCATCGGTGGGTTGAAGCCCGGGCGGCGGCAGGTTGAGCGGCTGCTCTGAGGAGGAAGTCGGCAGCCGGTCGCACGGCGCCCCACTGTGGTCTGGAGAGGGAAGTAACATTACAACTCTACAAAGGGACCGGAGTGACTGTTCAATTCTAGATATGTTATTCTGtcttatttatcttatttctaTAACAAATAATTGTCAATAGCAAAAGCAAATTATGAATGTATAAAGAAAATCTTGAGATTACAGCTGTAATCTTGTTAGaagaatgtgaatgtgaatctccctctgttttatttccTATATTAATTACTACAGATAATTAATATGAAAGAAGGTTATTCTATTCTATCTGGCTTTTGGAATCTGTTCTTGCAAATTCaatgtaaataaagttataaagtgtgtgtttgttacctgtgtggtttgtgtgttccCTCTGCGTGCTGGCTATCATGTCAGGCAGGGTCTGAACGggagagaagctgtggaggtcTGACAACACAACACCGTACAAATATTAACTGTCGCTCATCTGTTGAGAATTGAAAGTATAAGGTTATGGGCTCATAAAGGCTTATTTATAAAGCTCTGTTATTGGGTTAAATGTTAACTGACAGACAGAACACTGTAACCTGAGTTGATGCTGCCGACGGGGGAATTCGGCAGCTGTGTCTGCTGTTGTGGATCCtccaagccaccagggggcatcaGCTCATCGATAGGTCCGGTTGCAGCAGCTCTGCTCAGGACCTCGTAACCTCTCTGCTCCCGGTCTCCCTGGCTGAGCCCCATCAGAGATACTGCACCGAGCACCAGGCTGACAGCGAGCACCACCGCTGTGCTGATCATCTGGAGCACAGAGCATCACATATCATTTATGTTCCTGGGATTCATAAGAAATTCTTTATTGAAGGATTTTGAATAGGAAACAAATAGAGTTGTGCACAGCAGAGGTCAAACTGAACAGGGTGTAATTCTAACCTGAGCTCTGCCATAAAAGAAAGCAGAGTCCATGGTATCTGTCCGTTCTCCTGCTATCAGGAGACATCCGACCACCAGGAAGGggaccctgcacacacacacacacacacagacacacacagacacacacaatgcttaGGAGAAGTTCATGGGACATAAACATCCACAACAAAATGAACACGCTCCAGGTTCATCAGCCGCCTCTGtgtcagacagaaacacaaactactTTTGCAACGCATGATATCGAGTTTCGGTTGACGCCTCAAACTAAATCATGGAGGTCCAGTGTGATTAATGTCCTCATCTTCGTGCTGGCTTACCCCCAACCCAAAATCATGAAGACTCCTGGTCGGAGCCTCAGCAGCTCGTCTCTGTTAGTCAGGGCCAGACACAGAGGGATTAGACCTgaaacacagaacaaaacacacaacatgttagCACCAGTTGATTCAGTCTCGAGCCCAACGCAGTCTAATTGATGAGAGTTGATTTGTTAACTGTGACACTCACCCGTCCAAACGTAGGTGCTGTACAAAGAGCCGTACAGCAGAGTGAAGGTGAGAATCTTGCCGACCAGGTTGTCGTCTTGTTTCACCAAGAAGTTCCACAGGATCATACTGACACACACCAGGAACTGAAGCAGAGGACGGTAGAGTCGGTCAGGATAGAATAGGAAAGTGAATGTGAATAACTTGGGCTCAGCTTTGAGAGAAAAACTACCTGAACATATCATATAACAAAGTGAAGCACTGACCTGAGCCAGGAACAGATTTAAGGCAAAGAGGTGAGGAAGTCTGTTAAATTTCCTGCTGAGCAGCATCACGGCTATGGTCCACACCTGAGAGGAGACACGGACAGACGAGCAAATTTCACTTTGCTTGTGTAAATTCTTCCATCAACACGAAGACTCAAGTAAATAGAGACACAGTTTTGAGTATTGACCCACTGGGGGACATTAAAACAT
Proteins encoded in this window:
- the gpr155b gene encoding LOW QUALITY PROTEIN: integral membrane protein GPR155 (The sequence of the model RefSeq protein was modified relative to this genomic sequence to represent the inferred CDS: deleted 2 bases in 1 codon); protein product: METTNSYVLIHGKNISHNSLAGTAGVPHMSIDKLFPALLECFGIILCGYIAGRADVITENQSKGLGNFVSKFALPALLFKNMVLLDFGDVIWAFLWSVLVAKVTVFVLVCVLTLIVAGPENRYSKAGLYAIFATQSNDFALGYPIVDALYRSTYPEYLQYIYLVAPVSLMLLNPIGFALCEVQRWKQSSHPQQSTLAIVGVVVLQVLKNPIVFMVMVGIISHFALGQRIPAVLSQFIDGLANSFGGAALFYLGLTMVGQLRKLTRDTGVALILLITAKLLVMPLVCKDMVNILDVGVNSTNANHTSLSNFAFLYGVFPTAPSVAIYASHYNMELEVVTSGMVISTFLSAPIIYVSAWLLTIPLMDPTPLVTELENVSFNISIISLVALVWTIAVMLLSRKFNRLPHLFALNLFLAQFLVCVSMILWNFLVKQDDNLVGKILTFTLLYGSLYSTYVWTGLIPLCLALTNRDELLRLRPGVFMILGWGVPFLVVGCLLIAGERTDTMDSAFFYGRAQMISTAVVLAVSLVLGAVSLMGLSQGDREQRGYEVLSRAAATGPIDELMPPGGLEDPQQQTQLPNSPVGSINSDLHSFSPVQTLPDMIASTQREHTNHTDHSGAPCDRLPTSSSEQPLNLPPPGLQPTDEKQTVRHVLLCLLLIVSLLANLSSCLWWLFNDDPGRLYLELQFFCAVANYGQGFLSFGIFGLDRHLILLPFKKRLRNLWQGRDSEDLSPSAVPEDVRLTCTQFVRYHKDQCVQDVVHTGRFGGGRGLEEEEEEEDGLPRASPSRQPPHAHQDLHQIHQNPDPAESCSQYSPPPRPTLEPETEHQTNIPDPDIPEEQIPQLPSNEAHDPSTPQHQQVPAPCPSRPQPRPDGVFRGSDLVDWLVERGLCAGRAEAQLYGERLQRGGVLDQLTGLHSFRDEVTLWYQFTQGGGEGRSQDT